From one Natrinema saccharevitans genomic stretch:
- a CDS encoding helix-turn-helix domain-containing protein, translating into MTVNSTDGPVAGSDERSIAVVLIDDDETWVRTQRRLLERAHDRLQVSTATSFEEAQTTLDEQEPDCIVCDYQLGDGTGLDLLTAIRADEPEIPFLLVTGEGNEAVASDAIGEQVTDYIRKRDLSAQPTRLARRIESAVTAARTRRALTRERKTKETLLELVTASTTREELGRNVCEHLVDTGYACAWIGILDDDRQLVPLSAAGDRAYLEAALTPDTRPTNRSEPAFLALDRTEPVVRSLEHTVGTTESVAEGAKWEQLATDHDFRSVAALPISHDELCFGVLTVYSQSPRIDSSEQTLLSEYTETVGYAFQTTAWKRTLLSSATATVTFSLNSRDHPLATLAAALPETVTLQTSSVIPRNDDNVLYVTTLRGTTKADLTTRAASSDTISSIEFYRTDAENRVQCGLIVASPTPETLLVDAGVSLSHTVIEDETAKVTAVVGPETTVQECVGILSEAYGESNVMTVWTASERPAKEDTASEELTDRQRQVLELAIEAGYFERPRHNNTSELADALGISRATFTQHLRAAQRKLFTSGVHKQ; encoded by the coding sequence GTGACCGTGAACTCAACGGATGGACCGGTCGCGGGATCGGACGAACGGTCGATTGCTGTCGTGCTGATCGACGACGATGAGACGTGGGTCCGAACCCAGCGTCGACTGCTCGAACGCGCTCACGACCGGCTGCAGGTGTCGACGGCGACCAGCTTCGAGGAGGCACAGACCACGCTGGACGAGCAAGAGCCGGACTGTATCGTCTGCGATTACCAGCTCGGAGACGGAACCGGACTCGATCTGTTGACCGCGATCCGTGCCGACGAGCCGGAAATCCCGTTTCTCCTCGTGACTGGAGAGGGGAACGAAGCAGTTGCGAGCGACGCCATCGGTGAGCAGGTCACTGATTACATCCGGAAGCGTGATCTGAGTGCCCAGCCGACGCGACTCGCCAGACGGATCGAATCGGCAGTCACGGCCGCTCGGACCCGACGAGCCCTGACTCGAGAGCGCAAAACCAAAGAGACGTTGCTCGAACTGGTGACGGCTTCGACCACCCGGGAGGAACTCGGTCGAAACGTCTGTGAACACCTGGTCGACACTGGATACGCCTGCGCGTGGATCGGTATTCTCGACGATGACCGGCAGCTCGTTCCGCTCTCGGCGGCTGGGGACAGGGCGTATCTCGAAGCCGCTCTCACCCCCGACACTCGACCGACGAACCGTTCGGAGCCCGCGTTTCTCGCGCTCGATAGAACCGAACCGGTCGTCCGATCGCTTGAACACACGGTTGGGACGACCGAATCTGTCGCCGAAGGCGCGAAGTGGGAGCAACTCGCTACCGACCACGACTTCCGGTCGGTAGCGGCGCTCCCGATCAGTCACGACGAGCTCTGTTTCGGCGTGTTGACGGTCTACAGTCAAAGCCCGCGGATCGACAGTTCGGAGCAAACGCTCCTCTCGGAGTACACCGAGACTGTGGGGTATGCCTTCCAGACGACCGCGTGGAAACGAACGCTCCTGTCGTCAGCAACCGCGACCGTGACGTTCTCTCTCAACAGTCGAGACCATCCACTCGCCACGCTCGCTGCCGCCCTTCCCGAGACGGTGACGTTGCAGACTAGTTCAGTCATCCCGCGCAACGACGACAACGTCCTCTACGTGACGACTCTGCGTGGGACGACGAAAGCCGATCTCACTACCCGCGCTGCGTCGAGTGATACCATCTCTTCGATCGAATTCTACCGAACCGACGCCGAGAACCGTGTCCAGTGCGGGCTCATCGTCGCATCACCGACCCCGGAGACGCTGCTCGTTGACGCCGGCGTCTCGCTCTCTCACACGGTCATCGAGGACGAAACAGCGAAGGTCACGGCTGTCGTCGGCCCAGAAACGACGGTTCAGGAGTGTGTCGGCATTCTCTCCGAGGCGTACGGTGAGAGCAACGTGATGACCGTCTGGACGGCGTCTGAGCGGCCTGCAAAAGAGGATACTGCGAGCGAGGAGTTGACAGACCGCCAGCGACAGGTGCTCGAACTCGCCATCGAAGCGGGATACTTCGAACGCCCCCGACACAACAACACGAGCGAACTCGCGGACGCTCTGGGCATCTCACGAGCCACCTTCACCCAGCATCTCCGTGCCGCGCAGCGAAAACTGTTCACGAGCGGCGTTCACAAACAGTGA
- a CDS encoding histidine kinase N-terminal 7TM domain-containing protein: MHVAGLIAYAGSALVGGLLAVALLTRYDRRQPAFTFGVFLLIVAFWASTYVGYLVSTGEAWLLFFSQLSYLSVVTVPIVWIVFALQYTDREEWLSQGLVLLLSVVPAGVLALVWTAPYHSLFYAEIVPTTVGDTAVLETTPGIAHGINVVYSYGLLVIGTGLLAGETFTNNRLYRRQSLVLLVCLSIPWIANGLFHLGFDPIPTADLSPVVFVLTGIPLAVIVQRAELASFLPVAHERIFHTLGDPVFVITDSNRILDANRAARELVDATAPIEGADLTTLLPDALLYDGQLHPDLETALECVIEVDGRPRQYVGRVRRTDPDLQDPRGYILSLTDITLQKRQQESLEAKNEQLERLAGVVSHDLATPLATGESLLHLLRVDLDEPAPEIERSLSDLEAVHRRLRAFAEGLPALARESTDVKTPTDCDLETVARAAWDVVDTGDLRLVVESTHSLRADASRLQQTFENLFQNCTDHAVGGRANATTVRVGNLSASSGFYVEDDGPGIPTDRREDILSFGVSTGGGSGYGLAIVRTIVEAHGWSLAIGDAADGGARFEIETASHTRESNVT, translated from the coding sequence ATGCACGTCGCCGGGCTGATCGCGTACGCGGGGTCGGCGCTCGTCGGCGGCCTGCTCGCGGTCGCGTTGTTGACCCGGTACGACCGCCGACAGCCAGCCTTCACGTTCGGGGTGTTCCTGCTGATCGTCGCGTTCTGGGCGTCGACGTACGTCGGGTATCTGGTGTCGACGGGCGAGGCGTGGCTCCTGTTTTTCAGTCAACTCTCGTATCTCTCAGTCGTCACCGTCCCGATCGTCTGGATCGTCTTCGCGCTCCAGTACACCGACCGTGAGGAATGGCTCTCACAGGGATTGGTTCTTCTCCTCTCGGTGGTGCCGGCCGGCGTCCTCGCGCTCGTCTGGACAGCTCCGTATCACTCGCTGTTTTATGCCGAGATCGTCCCCACCACCGTCGGCGACACGGCGGTTCTGGAAACGACGCCCGGGATCGCCCACGGTATCAACGTCGTCTACTCCTACGGTCTTCTCGTCATCGGTACGGGGCTACTCGCCGGCGAGACCTTTACGAACAACCGACTGTACAGACGCCAATCGCTGGTCCTGTTAGTCTGTCTGAGCATCCCCTGGATCGCCAACGGTCTGTTTCATCTCGGGTTCGACCCGATCCCCACGGCGGATCTCTCGCCGGTCGTCTTCGTCCTCACCGGAATCCCGCTCGCGGTCATCGTCCAGCGGGCCGAACTCGCCAGCTTTCTCCCGGTCGCCCACGAGCGAATCTTCCACACCCTGGGCGATCCCGTTTTCGTCATCACCGACTCGAACCGGATCCTCGACGCGAATCGAGCCGCACGCGAACTGGTCGACGCCACCGCCCCCATCGAGGGTGCCGATCTCACCACGCTCCTCCCAGACGCCCTGCTCTATGACGGCCAACTCCACCCCGATCTCGAAACGGCCCTGGAGTGCGTGATCGAAGTCGACGGCCGCCCACGGCAGTACGTCGGCCGCGTTCGCCGGACCGATCCGGACCTGCAGGACCCGCGGGGCTACATCCTCTCGCTGACCGACATCACGCTGCAAAAGCGCCAACAGGAGAGCCTCGAAGCCAAAAACGAACAGCTCGAACGGCTCGCAGGCGTTGTCAGTCACGATCTGGCGACGCCGCTGGCGACCGGCGAGAGCCTGCTCCATCTCCTCCGTGTGGACCTCGATGAGCCCGCGCCGGAGATCGAACGGTCGTTATCCGATCTCGAAGCGGTCCATCGCCGACTTCGGGCCTTCGCCGAGGGGCTGCCTGCGCTGGCCCGCGAGAGCACCGACGTGAAGACGCCGACCGACTGCGACCTCGAAACCGTCGCGAGAGCCGCCTGGGACGTGGTCGATACCGGCGACCTTCGACTCGTCGTCGAATCGACGCACTCGCTTCGGGCGGATGCGAGTCGGCTCCAGCAGACCTTCGAGAACCTCTTTCAGAACTGCACCGATCACGCTGTCGGCGGGCGGGCGAATGCGACGACCGTCCGCGTCGGTAACCTGTCGGCGTCGTCCGGATTCTACGTCGAGGACGACGGGCCGGGAATTCCGACGGATCGCCGCGAGGACATCCTTTCGTTCGGTGTTTCGACCGGGGGTGGCTCCGGGTACGGGCTGGCGATCGTCCGGACGATCGTCGAAGCGCACGGCTGGTCACTCGCGATCGGCGACGCCGCAGACGGCGGCGCACGCTTCGAGATCGAGACCGCATCTCACACACGTGAGTCCAACGTGACGTGA